The Dyella caseinilytica genome has a window encoding:
- the kch gene encoding voltage-gated potassium channel protein, with product MASEPLGQRIQPSLRRWANALRKHGWFPHVPLAVLVAGGALKLLHLDVGRDWQRYLALVMEGQFDQHAAVLPPLLIGLGQLTMSAGLLMRSRVGWTMTVLMTIAAIVSLVLGRHQSTPTLIYFSLLLLALLISWRAFDRSSLAASTLFAFTSVVMLVMYATLGSYYLGAEFSPPIKDLVTALYYAMITMTTVGYGDIVPHTPESRLFAVSVVVLGVAVFATSLTAVVTPMINRSLQRIVNQKGRIMKRKDHYVVIGNTSLAINTWRELVKRGQSVTRLLRDAPEEGELTEVDIVVGDSSDVDVLRQAGAHEAKAVLAMRDDDAENAFTVLAVKELAGTARTVAAVNDARHLSRIKLVQPDVIIAPQVLGGELTAMLLTGEKVTADFVLERVFR from the coding sequence GGCGCGCTGAAGCTGTTGCATCTGGACGTCGGGCGGGACTGGCAGCGCTATCTGGCCTTGGTGATGGAAGGGCAGTTCGACCAGCACGCCGCCGTGCTGCCGCCTCTGCTGATCGGCTTGGGGCAGTTGACCATGTCGGCCGGCCTGCTGATGCGCTCGCGCGTGGGCTGGACCATGACCGTCTTGATGACGATTGCCGCCATTGTCAGTTTGGTCCTGGGTCGCCATCAGAGCACACCGACGCTGATCTATTTTTCACTGCTGCTGCTGGCTCTGCTGATCAGCTGGCGAGCGTTCGATCGCTCCAGTCTTGCCGCCAGCACGCTGTTCGCTTTTACCTCGGTGGTGATGTTGGTGATGTACGCCACCCTCGGCAGCTATTACCTTGGCGCGGAGTTCTCGCCGCCCATCAAGGATCTGGTCACGGCGCTGTATTACGCCATGATCACCATGACGACCGTGGGCTATGGCGATATCGTTCCGCATACGCCGGAGTCGCGTCTTTTCGCGGTATCAGTGGTGGTGCTGGGTGTTGCGGTGTTCGCCACGTCGCTTACCGCCGTTGTCACGCCGATGATCAATCGCAGCCTCCAGCGTATCGTCAACCAGAAGGGGCGCATCATGAAGCGCAAAGATCATTACGTTGTCATCGGAAACACTTCGCTGGCGATCAATACCTGGCGTGAACTGGTCAAACGCGGACAGTCCGTAACACGTCTCCTGCGTGATGCGCCGGAAGAGGGCGAGCTGACGGAGGTCGATATCGTGGTCGGCGATTCCAGCGACGTTGATGTATTGCGACAGGCCGGTGCCCACGAGGCGAAGGCGGTGCTTGCTATGCGCGATGATGATGCGGAAAACGCGTTCACGGTGTTGGCCGTGAAGGAACTGGCTGGCACTGCGCGAACGGTGGCTGCCGTGAACGATGCACGGCATTTGAGTCGTATCAAGTTGGTGCAGCCGGACGTGATCATTGCGCCACAGGTGTTGGGTGGCGAATTGACCGCAATGCTGTTGACGGGGGAGAAAGTGACGGCGGATTTTGTGTTGGAGCGGGTGTTCCGGTAA